One window of Watersipora subatra chromosome 3, tzWatSuba1.1, whole genome shotgun sequence genomic DNA carries:
- the LOC137391197 gene encoding putative ankyrin repeat protein RBE_0317 isoform X1 encodes MTRMTLMDGGNTTNNQVLGLVKAGNSKDLVTILKSSQTLVEDLNTPDGNGRTCLSFAVYNGDISMVELLLATDIPNPNIADADGNTPLIYAVSLGNAPITEALLKYDSTNIDQANNNGFTALIKAAIHGHHSCMELLIVAGADADLTDYARGMNAFQWAEHCTSQSCMKTLKKHKLHSTKKSSSHKKTTCREGNEPSSPLRKIKDSLSGANKQTLKNQRGMESVVACVSAPVIPMVIANANPLPNIQMLCEPNLLSSCVVKHNKKPSSITTAPRIEITSDTGECIIPNKHFFTTPPHKHSK; translated from the exons ATGACTAG AATGACACTCATGGACGGTGGCAACACTACTAACAACCAAGTATTAGGATTGGTGAAAGCAGGAAATAGTAAAGATTTGGTTACAATACTAAAGTCATCCCAAACTCTCGTCGAAGATCTTAACACTCCAGATGGTAATGGCCGG ACATGTCTGAGCTTTGCTGTCTATAATGGAGACATCTCAATGGTGGAATTGCTGCTCGCTACAGATATACCCAATCCTAACATTGCTGACGCAGATGGAAATACTCCTTTAATATACGCTGTTTCATTAG GAAATGCACCGATTACAGAAGCCCTTCTGAAATACGACTCCACAAATATCGACCAAGCTAACAACAATGGATTCACTGCGCTCATTAAGGCAGCGATCCATGGCCATCACTCTTGCATGGAACTGCTCATAGTTGCTG GAGCTGATGCCGATCTCACTGATTATGCAAGAGGTATGAATGCCTTTCAATGGGCAGAACACTGCACTAGTCAATCCTGTATGAAGACTTTGAAGAAACATAAACTACACTCAACGAAAAAGTCTAGCTCGCACAAAAAAACAACTTGCCGAGAAGGGAACGAGCCGAGCAGTCCGCTTCGAAAGATAAAAGACTCTTTAAGTGGAGCTAATAAACAGACGCTTAAAAATCAGAGAGGAATGGAAAGTGTCGTTGCTTGTGTCAGCGCGCCCGTTATACCGATGGTGATCGCTAATGCCAATCCACTGCCAAATATACAAATGCTTTGTGAGCCGAACTTGCTAAGTTCATGCGTTGTCAAGCACAATAAAAAGCCAAGCAGCATCACGACAGCACCGAGAATAGAAATCACTAGTGACACTGGCGAGTGCATTATTCCTAACAAACACTTCTTTACGACTCCTCCCCACAAACACTCTAAATAA
- the LOC137391197 gene encoding putative ankyrin repeat protein RBE_0317 isoform X2, giving the protein MTRMTLMDGGNTTNNQVLGLVKAGNSKDLVTILKSSQTLVEDLNTPDGNGRTCLSFAVYNGDISMVELLLATDIPNPNIADADGNTPLIYAVSLEALLKYDSTNIDQANNNGFTALIKAAIHGHHSCMELLIVAGADADLTDYARGMNAFQWAEHCTSQSCMKTLKKHKLHSTKKSSSHKKTTCREGNEPSSPLRKIKDSLSGANKQTLKNQRGMESVVACVSAPVIPMVIANANPLPNIQMLCEPNLLSSCVVKHNKKPSSITTAPRIEITSDTGECIIPNKHFFTTPPHKHSK; this is encoded by the exons ATGACTAG AATGACACTCATGGACGGTGGCAACACTACTAACAACCAAGTATTAGGATTGGTGAAAGCAGGAAATAGTAAAGATTTGGTTACAATACTAAAGTCATCCCAAACTCTCGTCGAAGATCTTAACACTCCAGATGGTAATGGCCGG ACATGTCTGAGCTTTGCTGTCTATAATGGAGACATCTCAATGGTGGAATTGCTGCTCGCTACAGATATACCCAATCCTAACATTGCTGACGCAGATGGAAATACTCCTTTAATATACGCTGTTTCATTAG AAGCCCTTCTGAAATACGACTCCACAAATATCGACCAAGCTAACAACAATGGATTCACTGCGCTCATTAAGGCAGCGATCCATGGCCATCACTCTTGCATGGAACTGCTCATAGTTGCTG GAGCTGATGCCGATCTCACTGATTATGCAAGAGGTATGAATGCCTTTCAATGGGCAGAACACTGCACTAGTCAATCCTGTATGAAGACTTTGAAGAAACATAAACTACACTCAACGAAAAAGTCTAGCTCGCACAAAAAAACAACTTGCCGAGAAGGGAACGAGCCGAGCAGTCCGCTTCGAAAGATAAAAGACTCTTTAAGTGGAGCTAATAAACAGACGCTTAAAAATCAGAGAGGAATGGAAAGTGTCGTTGCTTGTGTCAGCGCGCCCGTTATACCGATGGTGATCGCTAATGCCAATCCACTGCCAAATATACAAATGCTTTGTGAGCCGAACTTGCTAAGTTCATGCGTTGTCAAGCACAATAAAAAGCCAAGCAGCATCACGACAGCACCGAGAATAGAAATCACTAGTGACACTGGCGAGTGCATTATTCCTAACAAACACTTCTTTACGACTCCTCCCCACAAACACTCTAAATAA